A region of Drosophila suzukii chromosome 2L, CBGP_Dsuzu_IsoJpt1.0, whole genome shotgun sequence DNA encodes the following proteins:
- the LOC108014609 gene encoding zinc finger protein 431 gives MEEICRVCLGNYDDMVNIFKGTDELGPSIPDMIAQWSGYQVEKGDSLPENICLSCLEDAQKAFEIQQDSKMGHQVLCQVKKVEGIGKEDESYAISDSECEEPSEKLDFQVKYTSATKEQESSEEKQAQPYFFTDEISISDSNQSDCGIPVDRNSRSVDELDQTNTYIQDEDEVCEISSDETDQSDLLVQDDVLSDVSVDENDQLESQLVDNNSKTASDKTDSSSDQTFQCPWCPKIYIRKRNLKLHLRTHTGERPYKCSQCPKSFMSKSGLKYHLTEHTGELPFKCDQCPMAYRTKTSLLRHIQQHFETSMESVPEKQSFNCSYCPKTFSKASDLEHHFVTHTEERTIKCPQCPVLCLDQSQLNLHVQTHNEDQSHICKQCPMTFKDQNSLNLHIMKHTSDPLHKCPICPMTFKLEWRMNQHMKTHNEKKSFKCDHCYRSYTQLEDLNRHILDHTGDKQFKCDQCSKAFAHISLLNKHMRSHSSEWPIKCDFCLTSFDRMSDLNKHLKTHSEHRPFKCDFCPKSFKYPTSLVMHTRTHTGERPYKCSECQKSYKQPGELKRHIRTHTGERPFKCNYCPMAFMDLTTVKQHMRTHTGERPYKCTYCDKTFSRTSTLNVHILTHIKEFKAGAL, from the coding sequence ATGGAGGAAATATGCCGAGTTTGCCTGGGGAACTACGATGATATGGTCAACATATTCAAAGGAACCGACGAATTGGGACCTTCAATTCCGGATATGATTGCCCAGTGGTCTGGGTACCAAGTGGAGAAAGGCGACTCGCTCCCCGAGAATATATGCCTAAGTTGCTTGGAAGATGCCCAAAAGGCATTCGAGATCCAACAGGACTCCAAGATGGGACACCAAGTCTTATGCCAAGTCAAAAAAGTGGAGGGCATCGGGAAAGAGGACGAATCCTACGCAATATCAGACTCTGAGTGTGAAGAACCAAGCGAAAAGTTAGACTTTCAAGTTAAGTACACGTCAGCTACCAAAGAACAAGAATCAAGTGAAGAAAAGCAGGCCCAGCCTTACTTCTTCACGGATGAGATATCAATTAGTGATTCTAATCAATCCGATTGTGGGATTCCAGTGGATAGAAACAGTCGATCAGTTGATGAACTTGATCAAACCAATACCTATATCCAAGATGAAGATGAAGTCTGTGAAATATCAAGCGATGAAACCGACCAATCCGATTTGCTTGTTCAAGATGATGTATTGAGTGACGTATCAGTCGATGAAAATGATCAATTGGAGAGTCAGCTGGTAGATAATAATAGTAAAACAGCGAGTGATAAAACGGATTCTAGTAGTGATCAAACTTTCCAGTGTCCTTGGTGTCCAAAGATTTACATACGAAAACGGAATTTGAAATTGCATCTCCGTACTCACACTGGTGAGCGACCCTACAAGTGTTCCCAGTGTCCAAAATCTTTTATGAGCAAATCTGGTCTTAAATATCACTTGACGGAGCATACCGGGGAGCTACCGTTCAAATGTGACCAATGTCCAATGGCTTATCGAACCAAAACGAGTTTGCTTCGGCACATTCAACAACACTTTGAGACTTCTATGGAGTCTGTCCCAGAGAAACAGTCGTTTAACTGCTCCTACTGCCCAAAGACATTTTCAAAAGCATCAGATCTAGAGCACCACTTCGTGACTCACACGGAGGAACGCACGATAAAGTGTCCCCAATGCCCGGTGTTATGTCTAGATCAGTCACAACTCAACCTACATGTCCAGACTCACAATGAAGACCAATCCCATATATGTAAGCAGTGCCCAATGACTTTTAAGGATCAAAATTCCCTTAATTTGCACATCATGAAGCACACAAGCGATCCATTGCATAAGTGTCCTATCTGCCCAAtgacttttaaactggaatgGCGAATGAACCAACACATGAAGACTCACAATGAAAAAAAGTCTTTTAAGTGCGACCACTGCTACAGGAGCTATACGCAACTGGAAGATCTTAACCGACATATCCTGGATCACACGGGAGACAAGCAGTTTAAATGTGATCAATGCTCAAAAGCATTTGCACATATATCTCTTCTCAACAAGCACATGCGTTCTCACTCGTCTGAATGGCCAATTAAATGTGATTTTTGCTTAACGTCCTTTGACCGAATGTCCGACCTAAACAAACATCTAAAGACGCACAGCGAGCACAGACCATTTAAATGTGACTTTTGTCCAAAGTCTTTTAAGTACCCAACTTCCCTTGTGATGCACACCCGTACCCACACAGGGGAACGGCCATATAAGTGCTCCGAATGCCAAAAGTCTTATAAGCAACCAGGCGAACTTAAGCGACACATTCGAACTCACACGGGAGAAAGGCCGTTCAAATGTAATTATTGTCCCATGGCTTTTATGGATCTTACAACTGTTAAGCAGCACATGCGGACTCACACGGGGGAGCGACCCTACAAATGCACCTATTGCGACAAAACTTTTTCGCGAACATCTACTCTTAATGTTCACATCCTTACTCATATAAAGGAGTTTAAGGCTGGAGCTTTATAG
- the LOC108014688 gene encoding uncharacterized protein, whose translation MKMSSPRIMQQKRSSKSSNSSRVSMTTSTAEENLLESKLFSWMRLFRFASLLCRAE comes from the coding sequence ATGAAGATGAGCTCGCCCAGGATCATGCAGCAGAAAAGGAGCAGCAAGTCCTCCAACTCGTCGCGGGTCTCGATGACCACCTCGACGGCGGAGGAGAATCTCCTGGAGTCGAAGCTCTTCAGTTGGATGCGTCTCTTCCGCTTCGCCTCGCTGCTCTGCCGCGCCGAGTAA